In Gordonia iterans, the following proteins share a genomic window:
- a CDS encoding type II toxin-antitoxin system Phd/YefM family antitoxin, with the protein MAKTVTVRDLRNNGGDVLRRVQRGERLVVTRDGEPVAELRPVPTGRTSPSELIRRRRHLAHVDPAQLRADIDEVLDSSL; encoded by the coding sequence ATGGCGAAGACCGTGACGGTGCGAGATCTGCGCAACAACGGTGGCGACGTGCTGCGGAGAGTTCAGCGCGGTGAGAGGCTCGTCGTCACTCGGGACGGCGAGCCCGTGGCCGAACTGCGTCCCGTGCCCACGGGGCGGACATCGCCGAGTGAGTTGATCCGTCGGCGCCGTCACCTGGCGCATGTCGATCCGGCGCAGCTTCGCGCGGACATCGACGAAGTGCTGGACTCTTCGCTGTGA
- a CDS encoding amidohydrolase produces the protein MPDLKDLYIDLHAHPELSGQEERTSGIVAAALRESGYEVIEHIGGYGVVGILRNGEGPTVWLRADMDALPVKEATGLDYASDVVVEGADGVPTPVMHACGHDMHVTALVGATATLAGSTDEWKGTVVAVFQPAEENLSGARAMIDDGLLDKAPHPDVVLGQHVAPGPAGMVFYHPGATLAASDALEIKLFGRGGHGSRPETTVDTVVLAAAVITRLQTIVSREVAAGDEAVVTVGRVEVGTKNNIIPGEGVLEMSVRTYTPEVREKVLAAIKRIVDGEAAAAGADRMPEIRTVYNSPPTVNDDAATTRVIDAFETAFPGRVLPVPAGTGSEDFGILGSAAGAPSVYWFLGGADPKLFAPPADLMTVLGQIPSNHSPEYAPVIEPTTTMGVAALVTAARAWLSA, from the coding sequence ATGCCCGATCTGAAAGACCTCTACATCGACCTGCATGCTCACCCGGAGCTGTCCGGGCAGGAGGAGCGGACCTCGGGCATCGTCGCCGCGGCGCTGCGGGAGAGCGGTTACGAGGTGATTGAGCACATCGGCGGATACGGTGTGGTCGGCATCCTCCGCAACGGCGAAGGACCCACCGTCTGGCTGCGGGCCGACATGGACGCTCTTCCGGTCAAGGAGGCCACCGGCCTGGACTACGCCAGTGACGTGGTGGTCGAGGGCGCCGACGGAGTTCCCACGCCGGTGATGCACGCGTGCGGGCACGACATGCACGTCACCGCGCTCGTCGGCGCCACAGCGACACTGGCCGGGTCCACCGACGAATGGAAGGGCACCGTGGTCGCGGTGTTCCAGCCGGCCGAGGAGAATCTCTCGGGTGCGCGGGCCATGATCGACGACGGACTCCTGGACAAGGCCCCGCACCCGGATGTGGTGCTGGGTCAGCATGTGGCACCCGGTCCGGCCGGCATGGTGTTCTATCACCCGGGCGCCACCCTCGCCGCCAGCGATGCGCTGGAGATCAAGCTCTTCGGCCGGGGCGGGCACGGCTCGCGTCCGGAGACCACGGTCGACACGGTGGTGCTCGCGGCCGCGGTGATCACACGCCTGCAGACCATCGTGTCGCGGGAGGTCGCGGCGGGCGACGAGGCCGTGGTGACCGTAGGCCGCGTGGAGGTCGGGACCAAGAACAACATCATTCCGGGCGAGGGCGTCCTGGAAATGTCGGTGCGCACGTACACCCCCGAGGTCCGCGAGAAGGTGCTCGCCGCGATCAAGCGCATCGTCGACGGTGAGGCGGCCGCCGCCGGCGCGGACCGGATGCCGGAGATCCGCACCGTCTACAACTCGCCGCCGACCGTCAACGACGACGCCGCGACCACCCGGGTGATCGATGCGTTCGAGACGGCCTTCCCCGGCCGCGTGCTCCCGGTTCCGGCAGGCACCGGCTCGGAGGACTTCGGCATCCTCGGGTCCGCAGCGGGCGCGCCCTCGGTGTACTGGTTCCTGGGCGGCGCCGACCCGAAGCTGTTCGCACCGCCCGCGGACCTGATGACGGTGCTCGGCCAGATCCCGTCGAACCATTCGCCCGAGTACGCTCCAGTGATCGAACCGACGACGACGATGGGCGTGGCTGCTCTGGTCACCGCCGCCCGGGCGTGGCTGTCCGCCTGA
- a CDS encoding YbhB/YbcL family Raf kinase inhibitor-like protein has protein sequence MTDYNPYDDLPALPEITVTSETFSDGQTLPLPQASAIFGAGGQDESPQLSWAGFPAETKSFAVTVYDPDAPTASGFWHWAVADLPASVTSLPLGAGFPDSGALPDQAVTLRNDAGLAQFVGAGPPPGHGPHRYFFVVHAVDVESLDLPDGASPAFLGFNLFSHAIARGTLVGVFEQPGDE, from the coding sequence GTGACCGACTACAACCCGTACGACGACCTCCCGGCCCTCCCGGAGATCACCGTCACCTCGGAGACCTTCTCCGACGGGCAGACGCTGCCGCTGCCGCAGGCCTCGGCGATCTTCGGTGCCGGCGGGCAGGACGAGTCGCCGCAGCTGAGCTGGGCCGGCTTCCCGGCCGAGACCAAGAGCTTCGCGGTGACGGTGTACGACCCCGATGCGCCCACCGCGTCGGGCTTCTGGCACTGGGCGGTCGCCGACCTCCCGGCGTCGGTCACCTCGCTGCCGCTCGGCGCCGGTTTCCCGGACTCCGGTGCCCTGCCCGACCAGGCGGTCACGCTGCGCAACGACGCAGGACTGGCGCAGTTCGTCGGCGCGGGCCCGCCTCCCGGGCACGGTCCGCACCGGTACTTCTTCGTCGTGCACGCCGTCGACGTCGAATCGCTGGACCTTCCGGACGGCGCCTCGCCGGCGTTCCTCGGTTTCAACCTCTTCTCGCACGCGATCGCGCGCGGCACCCTCGTGGGTGTTTTCGAGCAACCGGGCGACGAATAG
- a CDS encoding VOC family protein — translation MRTDPLSLSDVLVTVPSGRGAEAGAAYTALLGDPVSEVRWPAANGSLVLGGDEAWAAFEAADLAAAAQLAARRGVSFDEASGPDGARRATRVPAIGLTASAGSVAGRPALDHVVFTAPSVDAAVALFAGRLGLDLRLERAFGGLTQMFFRTRSVIVEVLAGGEAAPEFALWGLAWRCADLDAEHARLTGLGLTLSEVRAGRKPGTRVTTVREPSLGTPTILIEQTAR, via the coding sequence ATGCGCACAGATCCGCTCAGCCTGTCCGACGTTCTGGTGACCGTGCCCTCGGGGCGAGGTGCCGAGGCCGGGGCCGCGTACACCGCGCTGCTCGGCGATCCGGTCTCAGAAGTGCGGTGGCCGGCGGCGAACGGCTCGCTGGTGCTCGGCGGCGACGAGGCGTGGGCCGCGTTCGAGGCGGCCGACCTCGCGGCCGCGGCGCAACTGGCGGCGCGACGTGGCGTCTCGTTCGACGAGGCCTCCGGGCCCGACGGCGCGCGACGGGCGACGCGGGTCCCGGCGATCGGGCTGACTGCCTCGGCTGGCTCGGTCGCCGGGCGGCCGGCACTCGACCATGTCGTGTTCACGGCACCGTCGGTGGACGCGGCCGTGGCGCTGTTCGCGGGGCGACTGGGGTTGGATCTGCGGCTGGAGCGGGCGTTCGGCGGCCTCACCCAGATGTTCTTCCGCACACGTTCGGTGATCGTCGAGGTGCTGGCCGGGGGAGAGGCGGCACCGGAGTTCGCACTGTGGGGGCTGGCGTGGCGGTGCGCCGATCTCGACGCCGAACACGCCAGGCTGACCGGTCTCGGGCTGACCCTCAGCGAGGTGCGCGCCGGCCGCAAGCCAGGCACGCGGGTGACGACGGTGCGCGAACCGTCGCTGGGCACCCCGACGATCCTGATCGAGCAGACGGCGCGGTGA
- a CDS encoding type II toxin-antitoxin system VapC family toxin: MSAGDDGRGLLDTSTVILLGRLDDAEQLPEVALISAVTLAELSVGPHVARDPVERAARQQHLQQAEADLDVVPFDAESARAFGAVAAALRSSGRKPAARAYDALIAATAIAHGLPLYTGNPQDFDGIPNLDVRPVTRWT, encoded by the coding sequence GTGAGCGCCGGAGACGACGGGCGCGGGTTGCTCGATACGTCGACGGTGATCTTGCTCGGCCGTTTGGACGACGCAGAGCAACTGCCGGAGGTCGCGCTGATCAGTGCGGTGACTCTGGCTGAGCTCTCGGTCGGGCCGCATGTCGCGCGGGACCCGGTCGAGCGGGCGGCGCGCCAGCAGCACCTGCAGCAGGCCGAAGCGGACCTCGACGTCGTGCCCTTCGACGCAGAGAGCGCGCGTGCGTTCGGCGCGGTCGCCGCGGCACTCCGATCCTCCGGTCGGAAGCCGGCGGCACGCGCCTACGACGCCTTGATCGCCGCCACGGCGATTGCACACGGACTGCCGCTGTACACGGGGAATCCCCAGGATTTCGACGGCATACCGAATCTCGATGTGCGGCCGGTGACGCGCTGGACCTGA
- a CDS encoding alpha/beta hydrolase — protein sequence MSESETGVAPGDTVVVAEADDGTALPETGVGRAEPGRLYRLGVWWQTNITHFSYAGAVVGTLMMWLSFTPSLLPRGPFFQGVVAGGAAAVGYALGTFIAFLARYMISRDEPWPRAGAKWWSGLAAVAALGTVGMLYLYGYWQNQIRDLMGVEHLSWSAYPLIVVIGVIFFVLLVVIGQLWGAGVRALTARLNRRIPPRISAVTAAAVAIVVTVFLVNGVVADYGMRALNSSFAALNGESTPDSEPPTSTLRSGGPESKVSWPSLGRMGRAFVSTGPTVEQLTEFNGEPATEPIRVYAGLESADGPLATAQLVADELERTGAFDRELIGIGMTTGTGWINRATVDSLEYMYNGDTAMASMQYSMLPSWLSFLVDTERARQAGVALFEAIDIRLRRIPEAERPLVVVFGESLGSFGGEAPFGSMPTLLARTDGALFSGPTFSNTLWNDVTRDRRPGSPEWQPVYRYGDQVRFIAEGGDLPEVDGQPHDTRVVYVQHASDPISWWSPELILNKPDWLREQRGPDVLASTRWIPFVTFLQVSADMAVAANVPDGHGHTYLAAIPAAWAWILTPEGWTPEKTAKLIPRLTRD from the coding sequence ATGTCCGAGTCTGAAACCGGCGTCGCCCCAGGCGATACCGTCGTCGTCGCGGAAGCCGACGACGGCACTGCCCTCCCGGAGACAGGCGTCGGCCGTGCCGAGCCGGGACGGCTGTATCGGCTCGGCGTGTGGTGGCAGACCAACATCACGCACTTCTCGTACGCCGGCGCGGTCGTCGGGACCTTGATGATGTGGCTCTCGTTCACCCCGTCCCTGCTCCCCCGCGGCCCGTTCTTCCAAGGCGTCGTCGCCGGCGGCGCGGCCGCCGTCGGCTACGCGCTCGGCACGTTCATCGCATTCCTGGCTCGCTACATGATCTCCCGAGACGAGCCCTGGCCCCGGGCCGGCGCCAAGTGGTGGTCGGGGCTCGCCGCCGTCGCCGCGCTCGGCACGGTCGGCATGCTCTACCTGTACGGGTATTGGCAGAACCAGATCCGAGACCTGATGGGCGTGGAGCATCTCTCCTGGTCCGCTTACCCGCTCATCGTCGTGATCGGTGTGATCTTCTTCGTCCTGCTGGTGGTGATCGGCCAACTGTGGGGGGCCGGGGTCCGCGCTCTCACCGCCCGGCTGAACCGGAGGATCCCGCCGCGCATCTCGGCGGTCACCGCGGCGGCGGTCGCGATCGTGGTCACGGTGTTCCTCGTCAACGGCGTCGTCGCCGACTACGGCATGCGGGCGCTCAACTCGTCGTTCGCCGCGCTCAACGGCGAGAGCACACCCGACTCCGAGCCGCCGACGTCCACTCTCCGCTCCGGCGGGCCCGAGTCGAAGGTCAGCTGGCCGAGCCTGGGCCGCATGGGCCGGGCCTTCGTCTCCACCGGCCCGACCGTCGAGCAGCTCACCGAGTTCAACGGCGAACCGGCGACCGAACCGATCCGCGTCTACGCGGGACTGGAGTCGGCCGACGGCCCGCTCGCCACCGCCCAGCTCGTCGCCGACGAACTCGAACGCACCGGAGCCTTCGACCGCGAGCTGATCGGCATCGGCATGACCACCGGCACCGGCTGGATCAACCGGGCGACCGTCGACTCCCTGGAGTACATGTACAACGGGGACACCGCGATGGCATCCATGCAGTACTCGATGCTGCCGAGCTGGCTCTCGTTCCTGGTCGACACCGAACGCGCCCGACAGGCCGGTGTCGCACTGTTCGAGGCGATCGACATCCGTCTCCGGCGCATCCCCGAGGCCGAACGTCCTCTGGTGGTCGTGTTCGGCGAGAGTTTGGGCTCCTTCGGCGGCGAGGCGCCGTTCGGGTCGATGCCGACCCTGCTGGCGCGGACCGACGGCGCCCTGTTCAGCGGCCCGACGTTCAGCAACACGCTCTGGAACGACGTCACCCGCGACCGCCGACCCGGCTCACCCGAGTGGCAGCCGGTCTACCGCTACGGCGACCAGGTACGGTTCATCGCCGAGGGCGGCGACCTTCCCGAAGTCGACGGACAGCCGCACGACACGCGCGTCGTCTACGTCCAGCACGCCTCGGACCCGATCTCCTGGTGGTCGCCGGAGCTGATCCTGAACAAACCCGACTGGCTCCGGGAGCAACGGGGTCCCGACGTCCTCGCATCCACGCGCTGGATCCCGTTCGTCACGTTCCTCCAGGTGTCGGCGGACATGGCGGTGGCGGCCAACGTCCCGGACGGTCATGGTCACACGTACCTGGCGGCGATTCCGGCAGCGTGGGCGTGGATCCTGACGCCGGAGGGCTGGACGCCCGAGAAGACGGCGAAGCTGATCCCCCGCCTCACCCGCGACTGA
- a CDS encoding anaerobic C4-dicarboxylate transporter family protein, translated as MEVVRTIVEILLFLIPLAIAAKYGPLALIGASGVSVFIMVEVLRLQPGSPPVTAIFIILAVIVASAAMSAAGGMEFLVRIAGQAMSKHPKAIPVVGPLIVWLFTVMSGTGNITFALIPIMYRVSYSAKIRPERILATANAVCQLALMSSPVAAITYVFLNIAEAGGQPTTLAKLLSVTVPASLIATVLTSIVMSRYGKDLDNDPEYQRRLAAGEVEPPAPLVDDDLPPLRERASWSAYIFLVAVVIGVVLGFFESLRPTYAKSLADGSVVEAHVSMSFMIPIVMFAAAGVIMVLCRVKTPQVMGESIIGTGMIAALLLLAVPVLAGTIINDHTEEIKSFVESSIGVSVALFAVLLFLLAALIQSQVASITILMPISMAAGLGVGPMAGMLGAAGGNNLLASMGGLGQACIMTDKTGSTKQGSILVNSSFVPPMLISSVLAVLVGLGMQYLVF; from the coding sequence ATGGAAGTCGTGCGTACCATCGTCGAGATCCTGCTATTCCTGATACCGCTGGCGATCGCGGCCAAGTACGGCCCGCTGGCGCTGATCGGCGCCTCCGGCGTGTCGGTCTTCATCATGGTCGAGGTATTGCGGCTGCAGCCCGGATCGCCGCCGGTCACCGCGATTTTCATCATCCTCGCGGTGATCGTGGCCTCGGCGGCGATGAGCGCCGCCGGCGGCATGGAGTTCCTGGTGCGCATCGCGGGCCAGGCGATGAGCAAGCACCCGAAGGCGATCCCCGTGGTGGGGCCGCTGATCGTGTGGCTGTTCACCGTGATGTCCGGCACCGGCAACATCACCTTCGCCCTGATCCCGATCATGTATCGCGTCTCGTACTCGGCGAAGATCCGGCCGGAACGGATTCTGGCTACCGCCAACGCGGTCTGCCAGTTGGCGCTGATGTCGAGCCCGGTGGCGGCGATCACCTACGTGTTCCTGAACATCGCCGAGGCCGGTGGCCAACCGACGACGCTCGCCAAGCTGTTGTCGGTGACGGTGCCGGCCTCGCTGATCGCCACCGTGCTGACCTCGATCGTCATGTCGCGGTACGGCAAAGACCTCGACAACGATCCCGAGTACCAGCGTCGCCTGGCTGCCGGCGAGGTGGAGCCGCCGGCCCCGCTGGTCGACGACGACCTGCCGCCGTTGCGCGAGCGCGCCTCCTGGAGCGCGTATATCTTCCTGGTCGCGGTGGTGATCGGAGTGGTCCTCGGCTTCTTCGAGAGCCTCCGCCCCACGTACGCCAAGTCGTTGGCCGACGGTTCCGTGGTGGAGGCCCACGTCTCGATGAGCTTCATGATCCCGATCGTGATGTTCGCCGCGGCGGGCGTGATCATGGTGCTCTGCCGGGTCAAGACCCCGCAGGTGATGGGGGAGTCGATCATCGGGACCGGCATGATCGCGGCATTGCTTCTGCTCGCGGTGCCCGTGCTGGCCGGCACGATCATCAACGACCACACCGAAGAGATCAAGAGCTTCGTGGAGAGTTCGATCGGGGTCTCGGTGGCGCTGTTCGCGGTGCTCCTGTTCCTGCTGGCCGCCCTGATCCAGAGTCAGGTCGCCTCGATCACCATTCTGATGCCGATCTCGATGGCGGCCGGGCTCGGCGTCGGGCCGATGGCCGGCATGCTCGGCGCCGCAGGCGGCAACAATCTGCTGGCTTCCATGGGCGGTCTCGGCCAGGCCTGCATCATGACCGACAAGACCGGCTCCACCAAGCAGGGGTCCATCCTGGTCAACAGCTCGTTCGTTCCGCCCATGTTGATCTCTTCGGTGCTAGCCGTGCTCGTGGGCCTCGGCATGCAGTACCTCGTCTTCTGA
- a CDS encoding M20/M25/M40 family metallo-hydrolase: MTSPRATDEVVDLVSRLIRFDTSNTGDLETTRGEEDCAKWVAQLLEEVGYVTEYVESGQPGRGNVFARLAGPPDSDRGALLVHVHLDVVPAAAEDWSVDPFSGAIRDGYIWGRGAVDMKDMAGMVLALARQFKRDGVVPPREIVFAFLADEEAGGTWGSHWLVRHRPDLFDGITEAVGEVGGFSLTVDRPDGEVRRLYLVETAEKGLAWMRLTAEGRAGHGSFLHDHNAVTEVASAVARIGAHTFPLVMTESVAEFLTALSEETGLEFNPDTPDLETALFKIGNLARIIGATLRDTANPTMLSAGYKANVIPQRAEAVIDCRVLPGRQAEFEATIDELIGPNVKREWITHLDAVETTFDGHLVDAMNDAILAHDPQGRTVPYMLSGGTDAKAFAKLGIRCFGFAPLRLPPELDFAALFHGIDERVPVDAVLFGTDVLEHFLLHS; this comes from the coding sequence GTGACTTCCCCCCGTGCGACCGACGAAGTGGTGGATCTGGTGAGCCGGCTGATCCGGTTCGACACCTCGAACACCGGAGATCTGGAGACGACCCGCGGCGAGGAGGACTGCGCCAAGTGGGTCGCGCAGCTCCTCGAGGAGGTCGGGTACGTCACCGAGTACGTCGAGTCGGGGCAGCCGGGCCGCGGAAACGTGTTCGCGCGGCTGGCGGGACCACCCGACAGCGACCGGGGAGCGTTGCTGGTGCACGTGCATCTGGACGTGGTCCCGGCGGCCGCCGAGGATTGGAGCGTCGACCCGTTCTCCGGTGCGATCCGCGACGGCTACATCTGGGGCCGCGGCGCCGTGGACATGAAGGACATGGCGGGCATGGTCTTGGCGCTGGCGCGTCAGTTCAAACGCGACGGCGTGGTGCCGCCCCGGGAGATCGTCTTCGCCTTTCTGGCCGACGAGGAGGCCGGGGGCACCTGGGGCTCGCACTGGCTGGTCCGGCACCGGCCCGATCTGTTCGACGGCATCACCGAGGCCGTCGGAGAGGTGGGCGGGTTCTCGTTGACCGTCGATCGGCCCGACGGCGAGGTCCGGCGCTTGTATCTGGTGGAGACTGCGGAAAAGGGTCTTGCCTGGATGCGCCTCACCGCCGAGGGCCGTGCCGGCCACGGATCATTCCTGCACGATCACAACGCCGTCACCGAGGTGGCGTCGGCGGTGGCGCGGATCGGTGCACACACCTTCCCGTTGGTGATGACCGAATCGGTCGCCGAATTTCTGACCGCGCTGTCGGAGGAGACCGGGCTGGAGTTCAATCCGGATACTCCGGATCTGGAGACGGCGCTGTTCAAGATCGGCAACCTGGCCCGCATCATCGGCGCGACGCTGCGCGACACCGCGAACCCCACGATGCTCAGTGCCGGGTACAAGGCGAACGTGATCCCGCAGCGCGCGGAGGCGGTGATCGACTGCCGCGTGCTTCCCGGGCGTCAGGCCGAGTTCGAAGCGACCATCGACGAGCTCATCGGCCCGAATGTCAAGCGCGAGTGGATCACTCACTTGGATGCGGTCGAGACGACGTTCGACGGCCACCTCGTGGACGCGATGAACGACGCGATCCTGGCGCACGACCCCCAGGGACGCACGGTCCCGTACATGTTGTCCGGCGGCACCGACGCCAAGGCCTTCGCCAAGCTCGGCATTCGCTGCTTCGGCTTCGCGCCGCTGCGACTGCCGCCGGAACTGGACTTCGCCGCGCTCTTCCACGGGATCGACGAGCGTGTCCCGGTCGACGCGGTGCTGTTCGGCACCGACGTGCTGGAGCACTTCCTGCTCCATTCCTGA
- a CDS encoding crotonase/enoyl-CoA hydratase family protein, whose protein sequence is MSYRTADYEAFEVSVADHVAEVTLIGPGRGNAMGPAFWSELVPIFTGIDADPDVRAVVLTGSGKNFSYGLDLPAMSGGFGSVLADDAKAKARTDFHGMIKRMQAGINAVADCRKPVIAAIAGWCIGGGVDLITAVDIRVASADAKFSVREVKVAIVADMGSLARLPLIVGEGHTRELALTGKDIDAARAEKIGLVSDVYDDREAALDAARTLAAEIAANPPLVVQGIKDVLDHSRSARVDDSLRYVAAWNAAFLPSKDLTEAITAVFEKRPPEFAGE, encoded by the coding sequence ATGAGCTACCGCACCGCCGATTACGAGGCCTTCGAGGTCAGCGTCGCCGACCACGTCGCCGAGGTGACCCTCATCGGTCCCGGGCGCGGCAACGCGATGGGTCCGGCCTTCTGGTCGGAGCTGGTGCCGATCTTCACCGGGATCGACGCGGACCCTGACGTGCGGGCCGTGGTGCTGACCGGCTCGGGGAAGAACTTCTCCTACGGACTGGACTTGCCCGCGATGTCCGGCGGCTTCGGGTCGGTGCTAGCCGACGATGCGAAAGCCAAGGCGCGCACGGACTTCCACGGCATGATCAAGCGCATGCAAGCCGGCATCAACGCCGTGGCAGACTGCCGCAAGCCGGTGATCGCGGCGATCGCGGGATGGTGCATCGGGGGCGGCGTCGACTTGATCACCGCCGTCGACATCCGAGTAGCGAGCGCCGACGCCAAGTTCAGCGTCCGCGAGGTGAAGGTCGCGATCGTCGCCGACATGGGTTCCCTGGCCCGGCTGCCGTTGATCGTCGGCGAGGGCCATACCCGCGAACTGGCGCTGACCGGCAAAGACATCGACGCCGCCCGGGCCGAGAAGATCGGACTGGTCAGCGACGTCTACGACGACCGCGAGGCCGCACTCGACGCCGCCCGCACCCTCGCCGCCGAGATCGCGGCGAACCCGCCCCTGGTGGTCCAGGGCATCAAGGACGTGCTCGACCACTCGCGCTCGGCCCGGGTCGACGACAGCCTCCGCTACGTCGCCGCGTGGAACGCCGCCTTCCTGCCGTCGAAGGACCTCACCGAGGCGATCACCGCGGTCTTCGAGAAGCGTCCGCCGGAGTTCGCCGGCGAATAG
- a CDS encoding ClC family H(+)/Cl(-) exchange transporter, producing the protein MHDDDREGAASPEGPGSAADSDFPGARTLWYLTFLALVAGILTGFVGGAFRKLLVETEALRTDLVEWAHGHGPWGPLVPVAVSALAAGLATWIGHRWKMSGGSGIQHVEAVERDQDVPAPASTVPARFVGGLLSIGVAGMVLGREGPTVHMGATLGALVARIGRATRDEIRVLQTCLSGAGLAVAFNAPIGGAIFVFEEVAHKVRIRYVIWTLVAVAAAVTCSRVVLGDHPDFRVLALAEPAVATLPLFAVFGLCLGLLAVGYNYAVTRTLARVTAVRVVPPFGTGAAIGAVIGLGLVYVPEAVGGGDALAQSMLDGREVAFWMLALYLALRFCAGPLSYAAGSPGGLFAPMLALGTLGGVFFARLAELSGVPIDADTRVTLMIAGMAGLFAASVRAPFTGIVLVMEMCAITTVSISMVVTAAFAVIVASALRSPPVYDSLREQMLDAERRTGRRADGTPLE; encoded by the coding sequence ATGCACGACGACGACCGGGAAGGCGCAGCCTCGCCCGAGGGTCCCGGGTCCGCCGCCGACTCCGACTTCCCCGGTGCACGCACGCTCTGGTACCTCACCTTTCTCGCTCTGGTCGCCGGGATCCTGACCGGCTTCGTCGGGGGCGCGTTCCGCAAGCTACTGGTCGAGACCGAGGCCCTGCGGACCGATCTGGTCGAATGGGCCCACGGCCACGGCCCCTGGGGACCGCTGGTCCCGGTCGCGGTCAGCGCCCTGGCGGCGGGCCTGGCCACCTGGATCGGGCACCGCTGGAAGATGTCCGGCGGCAGCGGAATCCAGCACGTCGAGGCCGTCGAACGCGACCAGGACGTTCCGGCGCCGGCGAGCACCGTTCCGGCGCGGTTCGTCGGCGGTCTGCTGTCGATCGGTGTGGCCGGAATGGTGCTCGGTCGGGAGGGACCGACCGTGCACATGGGGGCGACGCTGGGGGCGCTCGTCGCACGGATCGGCCGCGCCACCCGCGACGAGATCCGCGTCCTGCAGACCTGCCTGTCCGGCGCCGGTCTGGCCGTCGCGTTCAACGCCCCGATCGGGGGTGCGATCTTCGTCTTCGAAGAGGTCGCGCACAAGGTGCGGATCCGCTACGTGATCTGGACGCTGGTCGCGGTGGCCGCCGCAGTCACCTGTTCACGCGTGGTCCTCGGCGATCACCCCGACTTCCGGGTCCTCGCACTCGCCGAGCCCGCGGTAGCGACGCTGCCGCTGTTCGCCGTGTTCGGCCTGTGCCTCGGGCTGCTCGCCGTCGGGTACAACTACGCCGTCACGCGGACCCTCGCCCGTGTGACGGCGGTCCGCGTCGTGCCGCCGTTCGGCACGGGCGCGGCGATCGGCGCGGTAATCGGCCTCGGCCTGGTCTACGTCCCGGAGGCGGTCGGCGGCGGCGACGCGCTCGCGCAGTCGATGCTCGACGGCCGCGAAGTGGCCTTCTGGATGCTCGCGCTCTACCTGGCGCTGCGCTTCTGCGCCGGTCCGCTCTCCTATGCCGCGGGCAGTCCGGGCGGCCTGTTCGCGCCGATGCTCGCGCTCGGCACCCTCGGCGGCGTGTTCTTCGCCCGCCTCGCCGAACTGTCCGGTGTACCGATCGACGCTGACACCCGGGTCACGCTGATGATCGCCGGGATGGCGGGCCTGTTCGCGGCCTCAGTCCGGGCGCCGTTCACCGGCATCGTGCTGGTGATGGAGATGTGCGCGATCACCACCGTCTCGATCTCGATGGTCGTCACCGCGGCGTTCGCGGTGATCGTCGCCTCCGCACTGCGCTCGCCGCCGGTCTACGACTCCCTGCGCGAACAGATGCTCGACGCCGAACGGCGCACCGGCCGTCGCGCCGACGGCACACCCCTGGAATGA
- a CDS encoding nitroreductase family deazaflavin-dependent oxidoreductase — protein MGLLTPLAVRVGSISWLPHYLPWIVKVDDGIQKVSGGRVDLLTIAGLPSVTMLIPGRKSGILRSTTVLAAPVGAEWIVAGSYFGNPKMPVWVYNLRAADTIEVEFKGRHVPMRGRELYDDERAEAWQELRRVWPNFDLYEQRTDRVIPVFRLSPA, from the coding sequence ATGGGCCTCCTGACACCGCTCGCGGTGCGCGTGGGATCGATTTCCTGGCTGCCGCATTATCTGCCGTGGATCGTCAAGGTCGACGACGGCATCCAGAAGGTGTCGGGAGGCCGGGTCGACCTGCTGACCATCGCCGGCCTGCCCAGCGTCACCATGCTCATCCCCGGCCGCAAATCCGGAATCCTGCGGAGTACGACGGTGCTCGCCGCGCCGGTGGGGGCGGAGTGGATCGTGGCGGGGTCGTACTTCGGCAATCCCAAGATGCCGGTGTGGGTGTACAACCTGCGCGCCGCGGACACGATCGAAGTGGAGTTCAAAGGCCGACACGTGCCGATGCGCGGGCGAGAACTGTACGACGACGAGCGCGCCGAAGCCTGGCAGGAACTACGCAGGGTGTGGCCGAACTTCGACCTCTACGAGCAGCGCACCGATCGGGTGATCCCGGTGTTCCGGCTGTCACCGGCCTGA